In the genome of Vicia villosa cultivar HV-30 ecotype Madison, WI linkage group LG7, Vvil1.0, whole genome shotgun sequence, one region contains:
- the LOC131621003 gene encoding uncharacterized protein LOC131621003 → MDGGDVIGHEVTQVNSKTLDGTFHENDRVNDDGELDFISDGCLDVVEYNNPNVDEDSEFEEVEYDDEDADEDGEFDGCEYDDEDGDEDGEFDGGEYGNEIGSGDVSGHEYWTTNANNDGISREGSEWSSDNLNESIFSDQIPNESFVIDEIDDIANMYMFNLQGDHVSKL, encoded by the exons ATGGATGGTGGTGACGTTATTGGGCATGAAGTAACACAAGTTAACTCT aaaactCTCGACGGGACTTTCCACGAGAATGACCGTGTTAACGATGACGGTGAATTGGATTTTATTAGTGATGGATGCTTGGATGTTGTTGAATATAACAACCCAaatgttgatgaagattctgagtttgaaGAAGTTGAATACGATGATGAAGATGCGGATGAAGATGGCGAATTTGACGGGTGTGAATACGATGACGAAGATGGAGATGAAGATGGTGAATTCGATGGTGGTGAGTACGGTAACGAGATCGGTTCTGGTGATGTTAGTGGACACGAATATTGGACTACAAATGCAAACAACGATGGAATTTCTAGGGAAGGATCGGAATGGAGTTCAGACAATTTGAATGAATCCATATTTTCAGATCAAATTCCAAACGAATCATTTGTTATTGACGAGATCGACGACATTGCAAATATGTACATGTTTAACTTGCAAGGTGATCATGTTTCGAAGCTGTAA
- the LOC131619514 gene encoding uncharacterized protein LOC131619514 produces MVRETIDHDEGLPRQEYRVLLEERWCDCGKFQAFRMSCSHVIAACAHSHLDALALLSPIYKSETLLHVYNNGFAVVAKEDYWPAYEGEIVWHNDQMRRNKKGRPKSKRITTEMDELDKLERKCGLCRQVGHNKKNCPNRASGS; encoded by the coding sequence ATGGTCAGAGAGACAATCGACCATGACGAAGGGCTACCAAGACAAGAGTATAGGGTTCTACTAGAAGAACGTTGGTGTGATTGCGGCAAGTTTCAGGCATTTCGTATGTcttgctcccatgtcattgcAGCATGTGCCCATTCTCACTTAGATGCATTAGCACTCCTGTCTCCCATTTACAAGTCTGAGACCTTGCTCCACGTATACAACAATGGCTTTGCAGTGGTAGCAAAAgaggattattggcctgcgtACGAGGGGGAAATTGTTTGGCACAACGACCAAATGCGGAGAAATAAAAAGGGTCGTCCCAAAAGCAAGCGTATCACAACTGAAATGGACGAGCTCGATAAGCTAGAAAGAAAGTGTGGTTTATGTCGCCAAGTCggacacaataaaaaaaattgtcctAATCGTGCTAGTGGTTCTTAG
- the LOC131619513 gene encoding uncharacterized protein LOC131619513, which translates to MVNDDSKDDVEGVIPPISTYTPPSHMSNIDMADDEPSSDIFHNVCMQSDATLKEKDSFRPKDECMRAIKKFHMLNSVDFKVDQTNVERYKIKCTNTKCLFKLTASYRLRSDSWVIGKISQPHTCINSSRSQDHRKLSYDLICQEILPLINNDPSLKVRTIISHITKVYNYTQAIEQVYGNWEESYKELPRYLNALCTYAPGTVYEMETFPAYAPNGTLVSGNGIFRRLFWAFQPCIRGFAFCKPIIQIDGTWLYGKYKGTLLMAVAQDGNNNVFPIAFALVEGETGGGWSFFLKNLRTHVAPQAGLCLISNRHASIVSAYNNPANGYALTQPSFKHYCREIRLSNLDAGTWNDNISVEKWTRSYDNGHRWGHMTTNLVESMNGVFKGIRHLPVTALVKSTYFRMASLFAQRGERWDAVL; encoded by the exons ATGGTGAACGATGATTCCAAAGACGATGTTGAAGGTGTAATACCTCCAATTTCAACATACACACCGCCGTCTCACATGTCGAACATTGACATGGCCGATGATGAACCCTCATCAGACATATTCCACAACGTCTGTATGCAGTCAGATGCAACTTTAAAAGAAAAAGATAGTTTTCGTCCGAAGGATGAGTGCATGCGAGCAATAAAAAAGTTCCACATGTTAAACTCTGTGGATTTTAAAGTGGACCAAACAAATGTAGAACGGTACAAAATCAAATGTACCAATACTAAGTGTTTGTTCAAGCTCACTGCTTCATACAGGTTGAGAAGTGATTCATGGGTGATAGGCAAAATTTCTCAACCTCACACTTGCATCAACTCTTCTCGCTCGCAAGATCATCGTAAGTTAAGTTACGATCTGATATGTCAAGAAATCTTACCTCTCATCAACAATGATCCATCGTTGAAGGTGAGAACAATAATTTCTCACATCACTAAAGTATACAACTATACGCAGGCGATTGAACAAGTATACGGTAATTGGGAGGAATCATACAAAGAGTTACCCCGCTACTTAAATGCACTCTGCACTTATGCGCCTGGTACTGTTTATGAGATGGAAACATTTCCCGCGTATGCCCCAAATGGTACTCTTGTCAGCGGAAATGGAATATTTCGTCGTCTATTCTGGGCCTTCCAACCTTGCATCAGAGGGTTTGCGTTCTGCAAACCTATTATTCAAATAGATGGAACGTGGTTGTACGGAAAATACAAAGGCACCTTACTGATGGCAGTCGCACAAGACGGAAACAACAACGTCTTCCCAATTGCATTCGCTCTAGTCGAGGGAGAGACCGGTGgaggttggagtttctttctcaaaAATCTCAGAACACACGTGGCTCCACAAGCTGGTCTCTGTTTGATCTCTAATAGACATGCTTCTATTGTGAGTGCATACAATAACCCGGCTAATG GGTATGCATTAACTCAACCATCTTTCAAACATTACTGTAGAGAGATCAGACTGTCAAATCTAGATGCAGGTACTTGGAATGATAATATTTCAGTGGAGAAgtggactaggtcatacgacaaTGGACATCGATGGGGACACATGACAACAAATCTTGTTGAATCAATGAACGGTGTCTTCAAAGGCATACGCCACCTCCCTGTAACCGCTTTGGTAAAATCAACATATTTTAGGATGGCTTCATTGTTTGCACAAAGAGGTGAAAGGTGGGACGCTGTGTTATGA